One part of the Microbulbifer sp. THAF38 genome encodes these proteins:
- the ald gene encoding alanine dehydrogenase — MLIGVPKEIKNHEYRIGLTPSSVRELIGHGHQVIVQKDGGTAIGFTDEMYEQAGAKIIDTPEEIFATADMIVKVKEPQPHECEMLRPGQVLYTYLHLAPDPKQTELLVKSGATCIAYETVTDRFGGLPLLAPMSEVAGRMSVQCGAHHLEKAQGGLGVLLGGVPGVAPAKVLIIGGGVVGTNAAKMALGMGADVTILDRSLPRLRQLDDIFGGAVRTEYSTNDAIEKHALDADLVVGAVLIPGAAAPKLLTRDIISRMKKGAVVVDVAIDQGGCFETSKATTHQEPTYVVDGVVHYCVANMPGGVARTSTMALNNATLPYAVALANKGAKQALLDDANLLEGLNVHAGMVTYKAVADVLGYEFVDPKLALQKVAEAEGAVA, encoded by the coding sequence ATGTTGATTGGCGTCCCGAAAGAGATCAAAAACCACGAGTACCGTATTGGCCTGACGCCGTCGAGTGTTCGCGAACTGATCGGCCATGGCCATCAGGTAATCGTACAGAAAGATGGCGGTACCGCTATCGGCTTTACTGACGAAATGTACGAGCAAGCCGGAGCCAAGATCATCGATACTCCGGAAGAAATTTTTGCCACCGCTGACATGATCGTCAAGGTAAAAGAGCCCCAGCCTCACGAGTGCGAAATGCTGCGACCCGGACAGGTTCTTTACACTTACCTGCACCTGGCTCCAGATCCCAAGCAGACCGAGCTTCTGGTGAAATCCGGTGCGACCTGCATTGCTTATGAAACCGTGACCGACCGTTTCGGCGGCCTGCCACTATTGGCGCCGATGTCTGAAGTTGCCGGTCGTATGTCCGTACAGTGCGGTGCGCACCACCTGGAGAAAGCTCAGGGTGGCCTGGGTGTATTGCTTGGCGGCGTTCCCGGTGTAGCTCCTGCCAAGGTGCTGATTATCGGTGGCGGTGTGGTTGGTACCAATGCGGCCAAGATGGCGCTGGGTATGGGTGCCGATGTCACCATCCTGGATCGCTCTCTGCCGCGCCTGCGTCAATTGGACGATATCTTCGGCGGCGCTGTGCGTACCGAATACTCCACTAATGACGCGATTGAAAAGCACGCGTTGGATGCGGATTTGGTCGTAGGTGCAGTTCTGATTCCTGGCGCTGCAGCTCCGAAGCTGTTGACCCGCGATATCATCAGCCGCATGAAGAAAGGTGCTGTGGTTGTGGATGTGGCTATTGACCAAGGTGGTTGTTTCGAAACCTCCAAAGCGACCACTCACCAGGAGCCCACTTACGTTGTCGATGGTGTGGTGCACTACTGTGTTGCCAATATGCCCGGTGGTGTAGCGCGCACCTCTACCATGGCTCTGAACAACGCTACGCTGCCTTACGCTGTAGCTTTGGCAAACAAAGGCGCTAAACAGGCGCTGCTGGATGATGCCAATTTGCTGGAAGGCCTGAATGTCCACGCCGGTATGGTGACTTACAAGGCAGTTGCCGATGTATTGGGTTATGAGTTTGTTGATCCCAAGCTGGCTTTGCAAAAAGTTGCCGAGGCTGAAGGCGCTGTAGCTTAA
- a CDS encoding substrate-binding domain-containing protein, translating into MNLFFQRLCRSIILLLICLLSPIASAAVSPFSSDSNGKLFSLHGSNTIGAQLAPSLVRDYFTAKGATDISIKPLGTPNEVRVQAKVGNNTIFVDIAAHGSSTGFKGLKLAQADIAMASRPIKESELNALSQMGDMRSRKAEHVIAIDGLAIIVHPRNPINQLTLQEISAIFSGQIKDWSELGKGRGRINIYARDDQSGTWDTFKSLVLGKRYSLSSRAKRYESNDQLSDLVTSDPRGIGFVGLASIRQAKAVAVSDQNTLPQAPEHLTIATEDYPLSRRLFLYAPVYSSSSTAQEFLHFVQSESGQEQVKSSGFVAQTPIGFKPEESREGPSEYLELTQNAERLSINFRFSEGSASLDNKAQQDIERLAKFMEKPQNQERELLLIGFGDEKVSPERSVILSKLRAVTVRSALRDHKINTAPVQGFGAYLPIASNNSRAKIKNRRVEVWLF; encoded by the coding sequence ATGAACCTATTTTTTCAGCGATTATGCCGCTCAATAATACTTCTTCTTATTTGTCTTCTAAGCCCTATTGCCTCAGCCGCAGTCTCGCCTTTTTCTTCAGACAGCAACGGAAAATTATTCAGCCTGCACGGCTCTAATACCATTGGTGCTCAGTTGGCACCCAGCTTGGTTCGCGATTATTTCACCGCGAAAGGAGCCACTGATATCAGTATCAAGCCACTCGGAACCCCCAACGAAGTGCGTGTGCAGGCAAAAGTTGGCAATAACACTATATTTGTCGATATAGCTGCACACGGTTCCAGCACTGGTTTTAAAGGACTCAAACTGGCTCAAGCAGATATCGCCATGGCTTCGCGCCCTATCAAAGAGAGCGAGCTCAACGCCCTAAGCCAAATGGGTGATATGCGCAGCCGCAAGGCAGAACATGTCATTGCTATTGATGGACTGGCGATTATCGTGCATCCGCGCAACCCTATTAACCAACTGACCTTACAGGAAATCAGTGCTATTTTTTCCGGCCAAATAAAAGACTGGTCAGAACTCGGCAAAGGCAGGGGCCGCATTAATATTTATGCACGAGATGATCAGTCCGGGACCTGGGATACCTTTAAAAGCCTGGTGCTAGGCAAGCGCTACTCTCTCTCCAGCAGGGCCAAGCGCTATGAGTCCAACGATCAACTTTCCGACCTTGTTACCTCAGACCCGCGCGGAATCGGCTTTGTTGGACTAGCATCCATTCGTCAGGCAAAAGCCGTAGCCGTTTCTGACCAAAATACACTCCCGCAGGCTCCTGAGCACCTGACCATTGCTACGGAAGACTACCCCCTGTCACGCCGTCTTTTCTTATACGCTCCGGTTTACTCTTCCAGCTCAACAGCTCAAGAGTTTCTGCATTTCGTACAAAGTGAGTCGGGGCAGGAGCAGGTGAAATCTTCCGGATTCGTCGCGCAAACCCCCATCGGCTTTAAACCAGAGGAGTCTCGGGAAGGACCAAGTGAATATTTGGAACTGACCCAAAATGCTGAGCGCCTCAGTATCAATTTCCGATTCTCAGAGGGCAGCGCCTCACTGGACAACAAAGCTCAACAGGATATTGAGAGACTGGCAAAGTTTATGGAAAAACCACAAAACCAGGAGAGAGAACTATTACTTATCGGGTTTGGCGATGAAAAAGTCAGCCCAGAGCGTTCAGTGATCCTATCCAAACTTCGCGCAGTGACCGTCCGCTCAGCTCTGCGCGATCATAAAATCAATACTGCTCCTGTTCAGGGCTTTGGAGCCTACCTCCCTATTGCCTCTAATAATTCCAGAGCCAAAATCAAGAACCGCCGAGTTGAAGTCTGGCTGTTCTAG
- a CDS encoding 16S rRNA (uracil(1498)-N(3))-methyltransferase: MNLILLHEADFISSDIVRLSGHRLEHIIKVHRAEPGQQLRVGLLNGNIGSGQITSLDDQQVELRVELTRNPPPPPPITLILALPRPKMLKRIIQHVTALGVKKLVLINSYRVEKSYWQTPWLDEKKLFEQCLLGLEQAVDTQMPEILLRKRFKPFVEDELPELSQGSHKLVAHPIGGTSCPMDLSENCTLAIGPEGGFIAYEVEKLKEAGFHSVHLGPRILRVETALPVLVSRLFPSS, encoded by the coding sequence TTGAACCTGATTCTTTTACATGAAGCTGACTTTATCAGCTCCGATATCGTCCGCCTCTCTGGCCACAGGCTGGAACATATCATCAAAGTCCACCGGGCCGAGCCCGGCCAGCAACTGCGCGTGGGCCTGCTGAATGGAAATATCGGCTCTGGGCAAATTACCAGCCTCGACGATCAACAGGTTGAGCTGCGGGTGGAACTAACAAGGAATCCGCCTCCACCTCCACCAATCACCCTGATCCTGGCACTGCCACGCCCCAAAATGCTGAAGCGCATTATTCAGCATGTCACTGCACTGGGAGTTAAGAAGCTGGTCTTGATCAATAGCTACCGGGTGGAAAAATCCTATTGGCAAACCCCCTGGCTGGACGAGAAGAAACTGTTCGAACAATGCCTGCTCGGACTTGAACAGGCTGTCGATACTCAAATGCCGGAAATCCTCTTGCGCAAACGCTTTAAACCCTTCGTAGAGGATGAGCTACCCGAACTCTCTCAAGGTTCACACAAATTGGTGGCCCACCCTATCGGTGGCACGTCCTGTCCAATGGACCTCAGTGAGAACTGCACCTTGGCGATTGGCCCCGAAGGGGGATTTATTGCCTACGAAGTTGAAAAGCTCAAAGAAGCCGGATTCCATTCTGTACACTTAGGCCCACGGATTCTCCGGGTAGAGACGGCTCTGCCAGTTCTGGTAAGCCGACTTTTTCCCTCCAGTTAG
- a CDS encoding 6-carboxytetrahydropterin synthase: MHLFVDNLTNVDFSYLDHQRGLVGETWLANAALDGALDNQGMVCDFGIVKKTLRHWLDDQLDHRLLVPTLAPGLTLTHQQDGNISLEWLLASGEQISVSGPEQAFALVESDIINAENVARWSVQQLASSFPASVEQLKLSFEDEQIQDAFYHYSHGLKKHQGNCQRIAHGHRSRIQIFVEGDRDEQLEQEWAQRWKDIYLGTREDLCQDDNENTHNLTFAYRAQQGDFTLELPASACEILDCDTTVEQLAQYIATTLAEKHPGIEIKVRAYEGLGKGAIASAKR, encoded by the coding sequence ATGCACCTTTTTGTCGATAATTTGACCAATGTTGATTTCAGCTACCTGGACCATCAGCGCGGGCTCGTAGGCGAAACCTGGCTGGCGAATGCCGCCCTGGATGGCGCACTCGATAACCAGGGTATGGTTTGCGATTTTGGTATCGTTAAAAAGACATTGCGCCATTGGTTAGATGATCAGCTCGACCATCGTCTCTTGGTTCCCACCCTTGCCCCCGGTCTGACGCTGACCCATCAACAAGATGGCAATATCTCTCTCGAGTGGCTGCTCGCGAGTGGAGAGCAAATCTCTGTATCGGGACCGGAGCAGGCATTCGCCCTGGTGGAAAGTGACATTATCAATGCAGAAAATGTTGCCCGCTGGAGTGTGCAACAACTGGCCAGCTCCTTCCCAGCCAGTGTCGAACAGCTCAAGCTGTCGTTTGAAGATGAACAAATCCAGGATGCTTTTTATCACTACAGCCACGGCCTGAAAAAACACCAGGGTAACTGCCAGCGCATTGCCCACGGCCACCGCTCCCGGATCCAAATATTTGTCGAGGGAGATCGAGACGAGCAATTAGAGCAAGAGTGGGCGCAACGCTGGAAAGATATTTATTTGGGCACCCGGGAAGATCTTTGCCAAGACGATAACGAAAATACACACAACCTAACCTTCGCCTACCGGGCCCAGCAGGGAGATTTCACTCTGGAATTACCCGCTAGTGCTTGTGAAATTTTGGATTGCGATACCACCGTTGAGCAATTGGCTCAATATATCGCCACGACTCTCGCGGAAAAGCACCCGGGTATTGAAATCAAGGTTCGCGCCTATGAGGGCCTCGGTAAGGGCGCCATTGCCAGTGCTAAGCGGTGA
- a CDS encoding M2 family metallopeptidase encodes MKKVALAIAAAVALSACDSGQQSQKSMGVAQATAESPAAKKGPLTAEDAKAFLDDAQARLEKMAQEMSHAAWLASTYINLDSQYVEALASERYTTMAVELASEAAKFNDLKLDPDTRRKLTMLKQGLVFPAPKDPALTAELAQIGSKMQGMYGAGKYCREEEGADKCYTLTEMGQVMATNRDPELLKDLWVGWRKVSPPMKPLYERQVEIGNAGTEELGYDNLSVFWRSKYDMEPDAFAADMDAQWGKVKPLYEALHCHVRAKLNEHYGDEVVPAQGKIPAHLLGNMWAQEWGNVYDLVKDDDMQAPYDLTQLVVDSGMSEQDMVKAGEKFFTSLGFKPLPQTFWERSQFTQPRDRDVVCHASAWNMDGQDDIRIKMCINKTGEDLVTIHHELGHNFYQRIYKEQPFLYKEGANDGFHEAVGDTIALSITPKYLKEIGLMDEVPDESKDIGYLMQQALDKIAFLPFGLLVDKWRWQVFNGEVQPADYNKAWWKLREDYQGIQAPVERTEANFDPGAKYHIPGNTPYARYFLARIQQFQFHRALCEAAGETGPLHRCSIYQNDEAGKKLRTMLAMGASKPWPDAMEALTGQRDLDASAIIDYFQPLMAYLEEQNKGRQCGW; translated from the coding sequence ATGAAGAAAGTTGCTCTTGCCATTGCAGCTGCAGTCGCGCTGTCTGCCTGTGACAGCGGCCAGCAGTCACAAAAATCCATGGGGGTGGCGCAGGCCACTGCAGAAAGCCCTGCGGCCAAAAAGGGTCCACTGACAGCTGAGGATGCCAAAGCATTCCTTGATGATGCACAGGCCCGTCTGGAGAAAATGGCCCAGGAAATGAGCCACGCCGCTTGGTTGGCATCTACCTATATCAATCTTGACTCGCAGTATGTGGAGGCTCTCGCTTCTGAGCGCTATACGACCATGGCTGTGGAGCTCGCTTCAGAAGCGGCTAAATTCAATGATCTGAAGCTCGATCCAGATACCCGCCGCAAGCTGACCATGCTGAAGCAGGGGCTGGTATTCCCGGCGCCGAAGGATCCCGCCCTGACTGCAGAGCTGGCCCAGATCGGCTCGAAAATGCAGGGTATGTATGGCGCCGGTAAGTACTGTCGGGAAGAAGAGGGGGCTGATAAGTGTTACACCCTGACCGAGATGGGCCAGGTAATGGCGACCAATCGCGACCCAGAGCTGCTCAAGGATTTGTGGGTTGGCTGGCGTAAAGTTTCCCCGCCTATGAAGCCGCTATATGAGCGCCAAGTGGAGATCGGTAATGCCGGTACTGAAGAGTTGGGCTACGACAACCTGAGTGTTTTCTGGCGCTCCAAATACGACATGGAGCCCGATGCCTTCGCTGCCGATATGGATGCTCAGTGGGGCAAGGTGAAACCCTTGTATGAGGCATTGCACTGCCATGTGCGCGCCAAACTGAATGAGCACTACGGCGATGAGGTAGTACCTGCTCAGGGTAAGATCCCCGCACACCTACTTGGCAATATGTGGGCTCAAGAGTGGGGCAATGTCTATGACCTGGTCAAAGACGATGACATGCAGGCACCCTACGACCTGACCCAGCTCGTAGTTGATTCAGGTATGAGCGAGCAGGATATGGTTAAGGCAGGTGAGAAGTTCTTTACTTCTCTCGGCTTCAAACCATTGCCGCAGACTTTCTGGGAGCGCTCTCAGTTCACCCAGCCTCGCGATCGAGATGTTGTTTGTCACGCTAGTGCCTGGAATATGGATGGTCAGGATGATATCCGTATCAAGATGTGCATCAACAAGACTGGCGAAGACCTGGTCACTATCCATCATGAACTGGGGCACAACTTCTACCAGCGCATTTATAAGGAGCAGCCCTTCCTCTATAAAGAGGGTGCTAACGATGGTTTTCACGAGGCTGTTGGCGATACCATCGCTCTGTCTATCACGCCTAAGTACCTGAAGGAAATTGGCTTGATGGATGAGGTGCCGGATGAGAGTAAAGACATCGGTTACCTGATGCAGCAGGCGCTGGATAAAATTGCATTTCTGCCATTTGGTTTGTTGGTAGATAAGTGGCGCTGGCAGGTTTTCAATGGTGAGGTTCAACCGGCTGATTACAATAAGGCTTGGTGGAAGCTGCGCGAGGACTATCAGGGTATTCAGGCTCCGGTAGAGCGCACTGAAGCGAACTTCGACCCGGGTGCCAAGTACCATATCCCCGGTAACACGCCTTACGCTCGCTATTTCCTGGCCCGCATCCAGCAGTTCCAATTCCATCGCGCGCTGTGTGAAGCCGCTGGTGAGACTGGCCCCCTGCATCGCTGCTCCATTTACCAAAATGATGAAGCGGGTAAGAAATTGCGTACCATGTTGGCGATGGGTGCTAGCAAGCCCTGGCCGGATGCGATGGAAGCTT